The Helianthus annuus cultivar XRQ/B chromosome 15, HanXRQr2.0-SUNRISE, whole genome shotgun sequence genomic sequence AACATATCTTGACCGGGTGTAAAATTCtgacacgacacgaacctaaaaCAAAATTTGTAGATGTTGGTATAGCCTTAAATGATACGGCTTAATTATGTGTTGAACATTGAACACGTTTAGCTAACCGGGTAGGATTTTGGTCAGTCTAACATGGGTGTGCATTCTTTTCATTGTTTTATAAGTTAATTTCCCAAATAAACACTTATTACTAATACTAACATTTGCAACTGAGCTGTCTAGAGTAACTACATTTCTCTTGTATACTAGTTtctatttcttttaatattatatataatgttTAGATTTAAACTAACTACACTAAACCACTGACAACTACAAACACAATGAACACCTCCAATGGCCCAAACCACTCAAGGTTCGGACGGGCCACCGGTGCACCCTGTAAGCATCGCCATCAAACTGCCGCCATGAACTCTGCCTTCTGGTAGCGAGTAGCCGCCACGTCCCGCCATCTCAACTGGTCTCCCTTGGTAACACACTAAACCGATCGACACTAATCCAGGGTTGTTTGGAGCGAATACTGGAGTCTGGTAGTCTCGAACCAGCTGACTTTGGGAAGCAAAAAGACCGGTTCTCGCTATAACAAGGTTGTTACAAGGAGTCAAAGTTTGACCAACAGACGGTGGTTTTCTGCCACCGTGTGCTTTACAGAAATCTGTTCGGCCTTGGGCGCTTTTCGAACACCCTTCACGCTTACATCTTTTGCCGCCGCCATGACGAACACAAAAACTGGTTCGGCCTCTTGCGCTTTTCGTACATTCTGGCATCGCGCACCGCTTTCCACCACCGTGACTAACACAAAAGTTCGTGCCACCATGGACGCTTTTCGAACATCCGCCTTCGTACGTGCACCGTTTACCCCCACCATGACCTTTACAAAAACTCGTGCTACCTTCCGCCCCTTTCGTACACCCTAAAAACGTGCAACGTTTACCGCCACCGTGCGCTTTACAAAACATCGTGCTCCCTTGAGCGCCTTTTGTACACGCGGGATAGTGGCACCGCCTGCCACCACCATGGGAGATACATACACCGGATATACCCTCGGCACTCTTGGTACAACCTTCAATCTTGCACCGCTTCCCACCACCGTGTCGTATGCATAACCCCGACTTGCCCCTGGCGGCATGGGTGCATCCTTCATGGCTGCATCGCTTACCACCGCCGTGACCGATGCAATAATCCGTACGACCTTCAGCGCTTTTCGTGCAGCCGAGAAACTCACACCGCCGACCACCACCGTGTGCTTTACAAAACACGGTTTTCCCTTCCGCTCCCTTTTGACACCCCTCTCTCTGACACCGTCGCCCACCACCGTGCGAAATACAAAACCCGGAAGCACCTCTAGCTCCCCTGGTGCACCCGATAAACCGACACTTTTTCACGTTACTGTTACGCGGCGGTCGTGGTGGGACCGACCCAGAATCCAACGAAGCGGAACCTCGAGGAGTAACCAAATTCGGACCATTATAGACATAACCAAAGCGGGTTATAGGCGGCTCGGTGGTCTGCAATGAGGGCAAAAGCGGTAATGTACATTGAGACGTCGTTGAGCCGTCATCCGCAAGTTTCAAATCATACTTAATCGGAAATGATGTTCGAGTGACATCGGATtcaacagaaccagcagcaagACTCAACTCAAGGTCTACTTCG encodes the following:
- the LOC110912746 gene encoding probable WRKY transcription factor 19, which produces MAVSGSKACKCAQRVGSGGSGLFSSFNVNENTRKWSLTDASLDLHDGSSLSLGLGCSLSSGVTVFSGKEMEEHSSGNLDLTLNDGNRPEVDLELSLAAGSVESDVTRTSFPIKYDLKLADDGSTTSQCTLPLLPSLQTTEPPITRFGYVYNGPNLVTPRGSASLDSGSVPPRPPRNSNVKKCRFIGCTRGARGASGFCISHGGGRRCQREGCQKGAEGKTVFCKAHGGGRRCEFLGCTKSAEGRTDYCIGHGGGKRCSHEGCTHAARGKSGLCIRHGGGKRCKIEGCTKSAEGISGVCISHGGGRRCHYPACTKGAQGSTMFCKAHGGGKRCTFLGCTKGAEGSTSFCKGHGGGKRCTYEGGCSKSVHGGTNFCVSHGGGKRCAMPECTKSARGRTSFCVRHGGGKRCKREGCSKSAQGRTDFCKAHGGRKPPSVGQTLTPCNNLVIARTGLFASQSQLVRDYQTPVFAPNNPGLVSIGLVCYQGRPVEMAGRGGYSLPEGRVHGGSLMAMLTGCTGGPSEP